Proteins encoded together in one Chryseobacterium sp. G0201 window:
- the uxuA gene encoding mannonate dehydratase: MEKTWRWFGKKDKIKLNMLRQIGVEGIVSALHDVSNGEIWSLEAINEYKNYIESFGLRWSVVESLPVSESIKYGGENRDQLIENYIKSLENLGKAGVTTVCYNFMPVLDWARTDLFHQWEDGSSSLYFDKAKFAYFEIYILERQGAEKDYTPEILAKVEELKKTITEEEKNDLIDSIIVKTQGFVNGNIKEGDQNPVAIFKSLLALYDGIDKDQLRQNMKCFLEKIMPVCEKWNIQMCVHPDDPPFSLLGLPRIVTCEEDIDWFLNAVDNQHNGLTFCTGSLSAGLQNDVPKLAQKYASRTKFVHLRSTNVFENGDFIEAHHLEGRGKIIEVIRIFEKENPTLPMRIDHGRLLTDDIDKGYNPGYSFLGRMLALGQIEGVTAAVKTEIKSN; this comes from the coding sequence ATGGAAAAAACATGGCGTTGGTTTGGTAAAAAAGACAAGATTAAGCTCAATATGCTCCGTCAGATCGGTGTTGAAGGCATTGTTTCAGCACTTCATGACGTTTCGAATGGAGAAATCTGGTCTTTGGAAGCCATTAATGAATATAAAAATTATATCGAAAGTTTCGGACTTCGATGGTCGGTCGTAGAAAGCCTTCCCGTAAGCGAATCCATCAAATATGGAGGTGAAAATAGAGATCAATTGATCGAAAATTACATAAAAAGTCTCGAAAACTTAGGAAAAGCTGGTGTTACAACGGTATGTTACAACTTTATGCCCGTTCTCGATTGGGCGCGTACCGATCTTTTTCATCAATGGGAAGACGGTTCATCATCTTTATATTTCGACAAGGCCAAATTCGCTTATTTTGAAATTTACATTTTAGAAAGACAAGGTGCCGAAAAAGATTACACTCCTGAAATTCTTGCTAAAGTTGAAGAATTAAAAAAGACAATCACTGAAGAGGAAAAAAACGATTTAATTGATTCAATTATCGTTAAAACACAAGGTTTTGTCAACGGAAATATTAAAGAAGGCGATCAAAATCCGGTAGCTATTTTTAAAAGTCTACTGGCTTTATATGACGGAATTGATAAAGATCAACTTCGTCAGAACATGAAATGTTTTCTAGAAAAAATAATGCCTGTCTGTGAAAAATGGAACATTCAAATGTGCGTACATCCCGATGATCCTCCATTTTCATTACTAGGTTTACCAAGAATCGTAACTTGTGAAGAAGATATCGACTGGTTTTTAAATGCCGTCGACAACCAGCACAACGGATTGACATTCTGCACAGGTTCTTTAAGTGCCGGATTGCAAAATGATGTTCCTAAATTGGCTCAAAAGTATGCTTCTCGTACAAAATTCGTTCATCTTAGAAGCACCAATGTTTTCGAAAACGGAGATTTTATAGAAGCCCATCATTTAGAAGGCAGAGGAAAAATTATCGAAGTCATTCGAATATTTGAAAAGGAAAATCCAACCTTACCCATGCGGATCGATCACGGTCGATTACTAACTGATGATATTGATAAAGGCTACAATCCCGGCTATTCATTTCTGGGAAGAATGCTTGCCCTAGGACAAATTGAAGGCGTAACGGCAGCCGTAAAAACCGAAATAAAATCAAATTAA
- a CDS encoding SDR family oxidoreductase — translation MNEIFSIKDKVAVITGASGVLGGTLAKSFIKAGAKVVALGRNQETLDVRVKELIESGGEAFAVEANVMNIESLENASKKIIEKYGQIDVLLNIAGGNIPAATLSPDQSFFDQNLDGWDEVTNLNINGTVYPSYVFGKVMAEQGSGSIVNISSMAAYSAITRVAGYSAAKSAITNFTQWLASDVALKFGDKIRVNAIAPGFFIGDQNRAILLNPDGSLTDRSKKVIAKTPMGRFGDAEELNGAVQFLCSDAASFITGALLPVDGGFSAFSGV, via the coding sequence ATGAACGAAATATTCAGCATAAAAGATAAAGTTGCAGTCATCACAGGAGCTTCCGGAGTTTTAGGCGGAACTTTAGCCAAAAGTTTCATTAAAGCAGGTGCAAAAGTGGTGGCTTTGGGAAGAAATCAGGAAACATTGGATGTTCGTGTAAAAGAATTAATAGAATCTGGCGGTGAAGCTTTTGCCGTTGAAGCCAACGTTATGAATATCGAAAGCCTTGAAAACGCATCAAAAAAGATCATTGAAAAATACGGACAAATAGATGTTTTGCTCAACATTGCAGGTGGAAATATTCCTGCGGCAACACTTTCTCCCGACCAGTCATTTTTCGATCAGAATTTGGATGGATGGGATGAGGTGACCAATCTCAACATCAACGGAACTGTTTATCCAAGCTATGTTTTCGGAAAAGTAATGGCAGAACAGGGAAGCGGAAGTATTGTCAATATTTCTTCGATGGCTGCGTATTCTGCGATTACAAGAGTGGCAGGATATTCTGCTGCAAAATCAGCGATTACCAATTTTACGCAATGGCTGGCATCAGATGTAGCATTAAAATTTGGAGATAAAATTCGTGTAAATGCCATTGCTCCAGGATTTTTTATCGGCGATCAAAACCGTGCAATTTTATTAAATCCTGATGGATCTTTAACGGATCGAAGCAAAAAAGTTATTGCAAAAACGCCAATGGGACGCTTTGGTGATGCAGAAGAATTGAACGGAGCTGTACAATTTTTATGTTCAGATGCTGCAAGTTTTATTACGGGTGCTTTATTGCCTGTTGATGGAGGTTTCAGTGCCTTTAGCGGCGTTTAA
- a CDS encoding glycoside hydrolase family 43 protein, with amino-acid sequence MRKYFTKSLFAIATLFSFENISAQIFSDFNYKGNDKIYSENPLKTDEFYSPILQGCYPDPSITRKGNDYYLVNSSFSMFPGVPIFHSNDLVNWKQIGHVLDRPSQLKVETAGVSEGIYAPDIKYNKYNDTFYMVTTQIASGIGNMIVKTKDPAKGWSEVQKLNFDGIDPSIFFDDDGKAYIVHNDATPKGTEQYNGHRVIKIWDYDLEKDQVVAGTDKIIVNGGVNITQKPIWIEGPHLYKKNGKYFLMCAEGGTGGNHSEVIFMSDSPKGPFIPAENNPILTQRYFPKDRKDKVDWAGHADLVETPDGKYYGVFLGVRPNEKNRVNTGRETFILPVDWSGTYPVFQNGLVPMKPIVKMPKGVKNQTGQNGFFPNGNFTFSDHLNNELDDRWIAMRGARENFINVTKNGVKINSFATNIKAKAPVSALFHRQQHASFEATVSLDFKPKSQNDLAGITCYQNEKFNYVFGLTKKDKDFYLVLERTEKGNSKLISSEKISLSKNIKLQVVAEGDDYQFNYSLDEKTFLNLGGHVSGDILSTDVAGGFTGSLIGLYSTSTNDIQP; translated from the coding sequence ATGAGAAAGTATTTCACAAAATCACTATTTGCTATTGCAACATTATTTTCATTTGAAAATATTTCTGCACAAATTTTCTCTGATTTTAACTACAAAGGAAATGACAAAATATATTCAGAAAATCCCCTTAAAACTGATGAATTTTATTCACCAATTCTTCAGGGGTGCTATCCCGATCCCAGCATCACAAGAAAAGGAAACGATTATTATTTGGTAAATTCTTCATTTTCAATGTTTCCCGGTGTGCCTATTTTTCATTCTAATGATTTGGTTAATTGGAAACAAATCGGTCACGTTTTAGACAGACCTTCTCAGTTAAAAGTCGAAACTGCTGGTGTTTCGGAAGGAATTTACGCACCAGATATTAAGTATAACAAATACAACGACACTTTCTATATGGTCACCACTCAGATTGCCAGTGGAATAGGGAATATGATCGTTAAAACTAAAGATCCCGCAAAAGGCTGGAGTGAGGTTCAAAAACTGAATTTTGACGGTATCGATCCGTCTATTTTCTTTGATGATGACGGAAAAGCATATATCGTTCATAATGACGCAACACCGAAAGGAACCGAACAATACAACGGTCATCGTGTGATCAAAATTTGGGATTACGACCTTGAAAAAGACCAAGTTGTTGCAGGAACAGATAAAATTATCGTCAATGGCGGAGTAAACATCACTCAAAAGCCAATCTGGATTGAAGGTCCACACCTTTACAAAAAGAATGGAAAATATTTTCTCATGTGTGCTGAGGGAGGAACAGGAGGAAATCACAGTGAAGTAATTTTTATGAGTGACAGCCCAAAAGGTCCGTTTATTCCGGCTGAAAATAATCCCATTTTGACGCAACGGTATTTTCCAAAAGACAGAAAAGATAAAGTAGATTGGGCAGGTCATGCAGATTTGGTAGAAACTCCCGATGGAAAGTATTACGGAGTCTTTTTGGGCGTTCGCCCCAATGAAAAAAATCGGGTGAATACGGGTAGAGAAACCTTTATTCTTCCGGTAGACTGGAGCGGAACGTATCCTGTTTTTCAAAATGGATTGGTTCCGATGAAGCCAATAGTAAAAATGCCGAAAGGAGTTAAAAACCAAACAGGGCAAAACGGATTTTTCCCGAATGGAAATTTCACTTTTTCAGATCATTTAAACAATGAATTAGACGATCGTTGGATTGCAATGCGAGGTGCACGTGAGAATTTTATAAATGTCACTAAAAATGGTGTGAAAATCAATTCTTTTGCTACAAATATCAAAGCAAAAGCTCCCGTTTCAGCACTGTTTCACAGACAGCAGCACGCATCTTTTGAAGCAACAGTTAGTTTAGATTTTAAGCCAAAATCACAAAATGATCTGGCTGGAATTACCTGTTATCAGAACGAAAAATTCAATTATGTTTTCGGATTGACCAAAAAAGATAAAGATTTTTATCTGGTATTGGAAAGAACGGAAAAAGGAAATTCAAAATTGATTTCGAGTGAAAAAATTTCACTTTCAAAAAATATAAAACTTCAAGTTGTTGCGGAAGGTGATGATTATCAATTTAATTATTCTTTGGATGAAAAGACTTTTCTCAACCTTGGAGGTCATGTTTCCGGAGATATTTTGTCAACGGATGTAGCGGGCGGTTTTACAGGAAGTTTGATTGGTTTGTATTCAACTTCAACCAATGATATTCAACCTTAA
- a CDS encoding glycosyl hydrolase 115 family protein, giving the protein MNSLFKSITMLVFILFFGIKIRSAQPFITTEKSSETILLKDKSTKISFYSDEGIDRGILRAISNLQSDFQKVTGDFPDLLNQISTSQSPLIIIGTIGTNSVIDELIKKKKINENELKGKNEKFIIQNIKDLNGVSEMIVIAGSDKRGTIYGIYELSKQIGVSPWYYWADVPIKQKENLYFKKGIYTDGEPAVEYRGIFLNDEEPSLGSWARATFGGINSKFYEKVFELILRLKGNYIWPAMWGKAFYDDDSENGVLADEMGIIMGTSHHEPMALAQTDWHRYIKKNNLPNIWDYSKNSEVLQQFWKSGIERSKNWEKLVTVGMRGDGDEAMGDKTNISLLEKIVKDQREIIEKVTGKKAEKTPQVWALYKEVQDYYDEGMRAPDDVILLFCDDNWGNVRKLPNLSKPLHKGGYGMYYHFDYVGGPRNSKWINISPIQRVWEQMNLTYEYKVNKLWVVNVGDLKPMEFPINFFMEMAWDPQQFNSDNLLEYTEKWASKQFGSTYSKEIARMINLYAKYNRRVTPETLNSETYSLENYNEFETVVNDYQKLSLDANRLYNEIPNEYKDAYFQLVLYPIDACSNLYELYFNVAKNHQLASKKDKRANDFADKAKKNFEYDSILQEKYNNKISGGKWQHMMDQTRIGYTNWQQPDKNTMPEVFYVSKSEKNTIFKEKDGYISIEAENFSHQNNSDRIQWKIIPDFGKTLSGITIFPQNINPKEKENIYLEYDVDFTSTGTFEVQLLLAPTLNFNNNKGLRYEISFDGEKPQIVNFNEHYRGELGQWQSEHIIKSSTKHTIKKSGRHTLRFRVLEAGIVLEKILINTGGLKPSYLGAPESSN; this is encoded by the coding sequence ATGAATTCTTTATTTAAGTCAATTACAATGTTGGTTTTCATTTTATTCTTTGGAATTAAAATAAGATCTGCACAGCCATTTATCACCACAGAAAAAAGTTCAGAAACTATTCTGTTGAAGGATAAATCGACGAAAATTTCATTCTATTCAGACGAAGGAATTGATAGAGGGATTTTAAGAGCCATTAGTAATCTTCAATCTGATTTTCAGAAAGTAACGGGCGACTTTCCCGATCTTTTAAACCAAATTTCAACTTCTCAATCTCCATTGATTATCATCGGGACTATCGGAACAAATTCTGTGATTGATGAATTGATCAAAAAGAAAAAAATTAATGAAAATGAATTAAAGGGTAAAAATGAAAAGTTTATCATTCAGAATATAAAAGATTTAAACGGAGTTTCGGAAATGATCGTTATCGCGGGAAGTGACAAACGCGGAACTATTTATGGAATTTATGAGCTTTCGAAGCAAATCGGCGTTTCGCCATGGTATTATTGGGCAGATGTTCCCATTAAGCAAAAGGAAAATCTCTATTTTAAAAAAGGAATTTACACAGACGGCGAACCAGCCGTAGAATATCGCGGAATTTTTCTCAATGATGAAGAACCTTCGCTGGGAAGTTGGGCGAGAGCAACTTTCGGAGGGATTAATTCTAAATTTTACGAAAAAGTTTTTGAATTAATTCTTCGCTTAAAAGGAAATTACATTTGGCCAGCAATGTGGGGAAAAGCTTTCTATGATGATGATTCCGAAAACGGAGTATTGGCTGATGAAATGGGAATTATCATGGGAACTTCACACCACGAACCGATGGCATTGGCACAAACCGATTGGCATCGATACATCAAAAAGAATAATTTACCGAATATTTGGGATTATTCCAAAAATTCGGAAGTTCTTCAACAATTTTGGAAATCAGGAATCGAACGAAGTAAAAACTGGGAAAAGCTTGTCACGGTTGGAATGCGTGGTGACGGAGATGAAGCGATGGGAGACAAAACCAATATTTCATTATTGGAGAAAATTGTAAAGGATCAAAGAGAAATCATAGAAAAAGTTACAGGAAAAAAAGCGGAAAAAACACCGCAGGTCTGGGCTTTGTATAAAGAAGTTCAGGATTATTATGATGAAGGAATGCGAGCTCCGGATGATGTTATTTTGCTATTTTGTGATGATAATTGGGGAAACGTCCGCAAGCTTCCCAACTTATCTAAACCTCTCCACAAAGGCGGCTACGGGATGTATTACCATTTTGATTATGTAGGTGGACCGAGAAATTCTAAATGGATCAATATCAGCCCGATTCAAAGAGTTTGGGAACAAATGAATTTAACGTATGAATATAAGGTCAATAAACTGTGGGTGGTCAATGTTGGAGATTTAAAACCTATGGAATTTCCGATCAATTTTTTTATGGAAATGGCTTGGGATCCTCAACAATTTAATTCCGATAATTTATTAGAATACACTGAAAAATGGGCTTCAAAACAGTTTGGTTCAACATATTCAAAAGAAATCGCAAGAATGATCAATTTATACGCAAAATACAACCGTCGTGTAACTCCCGAAACCTTAAATTCTGAAACCTACAGCCTGGAAAATTACAATGAATTTGAAACGGTTGTGAATGATTATCAAAAATTATCTCTTGATGCGAACAGGCTTTACAACGAGATTCCTAATGAATATAAAGATGCTTATTTTCAATTGGTTCTTTATCCGATCGATGCCTGCAGTAATTTATATGAGCTTTATTTTAATGTAGCAAAAAACCATCAGTTAGCATCCAAAAAAGATAAGAGAGCAAATGATTTTGCAGATAAAGCAAAGAAAAACTTTGAATATGATTCCATTTTACAGGAGAAATATAACAATAAAATTTCCGGAGGAAAATGGCAACATATGATGGATCAAACCAGAATAGGTTATACAAATTGGCAACAGCCGGATAAAAATACAATGCCTGAAGTATTTTACGTTTCCAAAAGCGAAAAAAATACAATTTTTAAGGAAAAAGACGGCTACATTTCCATTGAAGCTGAAAATTTTTCACATCAAAATAATTCAGACAGAATTCAGTGGAAAATCATTCCCGATTTTGGAAAAACATTATCCGGAATTACGATTTTTCCTCAAAATATTAACCCAAAAGAAAAAGAAAATATCTATTTGGAATATGATGTTGATTTTACTTCAACAGGGACTTTTGAGGTTCAATTATTACTTGCTCCAACACTCAATTTCAACAATAATAAAGGGCTTCGATATGAAATTTCGTTTGATGGAGAAAAACCACAGATTGTTAATTTTAATGAACATTATCGTGGCGAATTGGGACAATGGCAGTCAGAGCATATTATAAAGTCTTCTACAAAACATACTATAAAGAAATCGGGTAGACATACTTTACGTTTCAGAGTGCTGGAAGCAGGAATTGTTTTAGAGAAAATCCTGATTAATACTGGTGGATTGAAGCCCTCATATTTGGGAGCTCCCGAAAGCAGTAATTAA
- a CDS encoding aldose epimerase family protein: protein MEKIKVSDFGITQEGDQIKKYIVTNKNGMKVEIINYGGIVISLTAPNRKGNYKDVVLGFVNPEDYFNENSYFFGAIIGRFANRIAHGKFSLNGKIFNLNKNNGENHLHGGDNGFFTKVWTAEIVPNSQTLKLSYISKDGEEGYPGELTTTVFYTLTDQNALEIYYEATTDQPTIINLTHHSYFNLSGDFSKQIVDHELQINAEQFIPINKSSIPENDFKNVAETPFDFRNFKAIWKDIDTKNEQLQRANGYDHCWILNGNGMRSAGSLYHSETGRKLDVWTDQPGIQVYSGNFLDGKFETKTGGKNNPRTGICLETQHFPDSPNRDSFPSVELKPGEIYSTKTVYQFSVK from the coding sequence ATGGAAAAAATTAAAGTTTCAGATTTTGGAATAACACAAGAAGGTGACCAAATAAAGAAATATATAGTAACCAATAAAAATGGGATGAAAGTCGAAATTATCAATTACGGTGGAATCGTTATCTCACTTACTGCTCCTAACAGAAAAGGAAATTATAAAGATGTAGTTTTAGGTTTTGTAAATCCTGAAGATTATTTTAATGAAAATTCTTATTTTTTCGGAGCGATTATAGGAAGATTTGCCAATAGAATTGCCCATGGAAAATTTAGTTTAAATGGGAAAATTTTTAATCTAAATAAAAATAATGGAGAAAATCATCTTCATGGCGGCGATAACGGTTTTTTTACAAAAGTTTGGACTGCCGAAATAGTTCCAAATTCTCAAACACTCAAACTTTCATACATCAGTAAAGATGGTGAAGAAGGCTATCCGGGAGAACTTACAACCACCGTTTTTTATACGTTAACAGATCAAAACGCACTCGAAATTTATTATGAAGCAACAACAGATCAACCTACGATCATCAATTTGACGCATCATTCATATTTCAATCTTTCAGGGGATTTTTCGAAGCAAATTGTTGATCATGAGCTTCAAATTAATGCTGAGCAATTCATTCCCATTAATAAATCGTCAATTCCGGAAAATGATTTTAAAAATGTTGCAGAAACACCTTTTGATTTCAGAAATTTTAAAGCGATCTGGAAGGATATTGATACTAAGAATGAGCAGTTGCAACGGGCAAACGGCTACGATCATTGCTGGATTCTGAACGGAAATGGAATGAGATCAGCAGGTTCGCTTTATCATTCCGAGACTGGTCGCAAACTAGATGTATGGACGGATCAGCCGGGAATTCAGGTTTATTCCGGGAATTTTTTAGATGGAAAATTTGAAACTAAAACAGGCGGGAAAAATAATCCACGAACAGGAATTTGTCTTGAAACACAGCATTTTCCGGACTCTCCAAACAGGGATTCTTTTCCATCTGTAGAACTTAAACCGGGAGAAATATATTCAACAAAAACAGTTTATCAGTTTTCAGTAAAATGA
- a CDS encoding DUF5597 domain-containing protein: MNINKALLLSGIFLSFFTKAQEIPRLQKKGTATQLVVDKKPFLILGGELGNSSASSFQDIERDFPKLQQMGLNTVLVPAYWDLIEPEEGKFDFSLIDKTIDQARKNNLKVVFLWFGSYKNSMSCYAPLWFKKDYKKYPRAYSKSGKPMEIASSFSENVLKADKKVFGELMKHISVADKTQGTVIMVQVENEIGMLEGARDYSKEANAAFNTQVPETLMKFLTKNKKELHPSLLEKWEKQGFKTKGNWQEIFGNDVFTDELFTAYYYAQYVENLAKTARSIHNIPLYVNAAMNSRNRLPGEYPAGGPLAHLIDIWHAGAPSIDMLSPDLYDGDFTSWSAKYRLHNNPLFVPEIKMTQNNGVQAFYAFGEHDAVGYSPFSIENNSESGSKRLAEAYSKLKELMPILTKYQGQSQSKGLLFDQKNTERIIHYDDLKITTKHFFSLPWDARAKDGSIWPEGGGLILRLAKDEYIIAGSGIVVEFDKENEKKEIQTKDLGEDGFAAQGGKNQTQNIWAGGKRVGIGPVDEISIDENGKLSPIRRLNGDQTHQGRHVRIGVDDFQILHVKLYEYQ, from the coding sequence ATGAATATAAATAAAGCTTTACTCCTTTCCGGAATTTTTCTTTCGTTTTTCACTAAGGCGCAGGAAATTCCTCGTTTGCAGAAAAAAGGAACGGCGACACAACTTGTCGTGGATAAAAAACCATTTTTGATTTTGGGTGGCGAGTTGGGAAATTCTTCTGCATCATCTTTTCAGGATATTGAAAGAGATTTTCCGAAGCTTCAGCAAATGGGACTTAATACAGTTTTAGTTCCTGCTTATTGGGATTTAATTGAGCCTGAAGAGGGAAAGTTTGATTTTAGTTTAATCGATAAAACGATTGATCAGGCAAGAAAAAACAATCTTAAAGTTGTCTTTTTATGGTTCGGTTCTTATAAAAATTCTATGAGTTGTTATGCTCCGCTTTGGTTTAAAAAAGATTATAAAAAATATCCCAGAGCTTATTCAAAATCCGGAAAACCAATGGAAATTGCGAGTTCCTTTTCTGAAAATGTATTAAAAGCTGATAAAAAAGTTTTTGGTGAATTAATGAAGCATATTTCTGTGGCTGATAAAACGCAGGGAACGGTAATTATGGTTCAGGTTGAAAACGAAATCGGAATGTTGGAAGGCGCTCGTGATTATTCTAAAGAAGCAAATGCTGCTTTCAATACACAAGTTCCGGAAACATTGATGAAATTTTTAACTAAAAATAAAAAAGAACTTCATCCTTCATTGCTTGAGAAATGGGAGAAACAAGGTTTTAAAACCAAAGGAAACTGGCAGGAAATCTTCGGAAATGATGTATTCACGGACGAATTATTTACCGCTTATTATTACGCTCAGTATGTAGAAAATTTAGCAAAAACAGCGCGTTCCATTCATAATATTCCGTTGTATGTCAACGCCGCAATGAACAGCAGAAATAGACTTCCTGGAGAATATCCTGCAGGTGGCCCGTTAGCTCATTTAATTGATATTTGGCATGCCGGAGCGCCGAGTATAGATATGCTTTCTCCGGATTTATATGATGGGGATTTTACAAGTTGGTCAGCAAAATATAGACTTCACAACAATCCGTTATTTGTTCCTGAGATCAAAATGACTCAAAATAACGGGGTACAGGCTTTTTATGCTTTTGGAGAACATGATGCGGTTGGATACAGTCCGTTTTCGATTGAAAATAATTCTGAATCGGGAAGTAAAAGATTGGCAGAAGCTTATTCAAAATTGAAAGAATTGATGCCGATTTTAACGAAATATCAAGGACAATCGCAGTCAAAAGGTTTATTGTTTGATCAAAAAAATACAGAACGTATCATCCATTATGATGACTTGAAAATTACGACAAAACATTTCTTTAGTCTTCCGTGGGATGCTCGGGCAAAAGATGGAAGCATTTGGCCGGAAGGTGGAGGATTGATTTTACGTTTGGCAAAAGATGAATACATCATCGCAGGAAGCGGAATTGTCGTAGAATTTGACAAGGAAAACGAGAAAAAAGAAATTCAAACTAAAGATTTGGGTGAAGACGGTTTTGCAGCTCAAGGCGGAAAAAATCAGACTCAAAATATTTGGGCTGGAGGAAAAAGAGTAGGAATTGGTCCCGTAGATGAAATTAGCATTGATGAAAACGGAAAATTGAGTCCGATAAGAAGGCTAAACGGTGACCAGACACATCAGGGAAGACATGTTCGGATCGGAGTTGATGATTTTCAAATTCTTCATGTAAAATTATACGAGTATCAATAA
- a CDS encoding sialate O-acetylesterase, translating to MNTIKLLNIIFFFFSICFVDAKIKLPKLVSDGMVLQRDEKIKIWGTADIGEKVQVNFKNKKYHTVADNLGKWKIILPKMKSGGPFTMTINEITLKNILIGDVYLCSGQSNMELPMRRVKTLYPQELQNANNTNIRFFTVPQKYDFKIVQNNLDGGNWEETNPQNIQNFSAIAYFFAKEMYEYNKIPVGIINSSLGGSPIQAWMDENSLKKYPEYLSEAQKWRNDELISKTESSEKALSNGWYAELDQLDAGIANHWEKPEFDDSNWKKMNVPGSWEDVEKPFDGSIWFRKEIDLPKGAEKNTGFLNLGRIKDADVTYINGKKVGNVTYEYPPRWYDIPTGVLKEGKNIIAVRITNGSGRGEFIKDKDYFLQIGSEKIDLKSEWKYKIGAIMNRPAPGQTFIRWKPTGLYNAMLNPLIQYPIKAVLWYQGESNTAKPQEYQDLLSTMILDWRNKWNQKDLPFLIVQLANFMETKPEPTESNWAELREQQRKVSKTIPNTGLAVTIDIGEWNDIHPLNKKDVAKRLSLQAQKTLFDKNVIADGPVYQSMKIKGNKIILSFKKGTDDFSSVSELKGFSIKGKERIFKWAKAKIEGNKIIVWNDEINDPIAVRYAWADNPDKANLKNKSGLPASPFTTE from the coding sequence ATGAATACAATTAAACTATTAAACATTATATTTTTCTTCTTCAGCATTTGTTTTGTTGATGCTAAAATCAAACTTCCGAAATTAGTTTCAGACGGAATGGTTCTACAACGAGATGAGAAAATAAAAATCTGGGGAACGGCTGATATTGGAGAAAAAGTTCAAGTCAATTTTAAAAATAAAAAATATCATACTGTTGCTGACAATTTAGGAAAATGGAAAATCATACTTCCTAAAATGAAATCTGGCGGGCCTTTTACCATGACAATCAATGAAATTACATTAAAAAATATTTTGATTGGTGATGTGTATCTGTGTTCTGGTCAGTCCAACATGGAGCTTCCGATGCGTAGAGTAAAAACGTTGTATCCGCAGGAATTACAGAATGCTAATAACACGAATATTCGATTTTTTACGGTTCCTCAAAAGTATGATTTTAAAATAGTTCAAAATAATTTAGATGGCGGAAATTGGGAAGAAACGAATCCTCAAAATATTCAGAATTTTTCTGCGATAGCCTATTTTTTCGCAAAGGAAATGTATGAGTATAATAAAATTCCGGTTGGGATTATTAATTCAAGTTTGGGAGGTTCTCCCATTCAGGCTTGGATGGATGAAAATTCACTCAAAAAATATCCTGAATATCTTTCTGAAGCTCAAAAATGGCGAAATGATGAACTGATTTCTAAAACTGAATCTTCAGAAAAAGCATTGAGTAATGGTTGGTATGCAGAATTAGATCAATTGGATGCTGGAATAGCCAATCATTGGGAAAAACCAGAATTCGATGATTCCAATTGGAAAAAAATGAATGTTCCCGGCTCTTGGGAAGATGTAGAAAAACCTTTTGATGGAAGTATTTGGTTCAGAAAAGAAATAGATCTTCCAAAAGGAGCTGAAAAAAACACAGGATTTCTGAATTTAGGAAGAATTAAAGATGCGGATGTGACGTATATCAATGGGAAAAAAGTAGGAAATGTTACCTACGAATATCCTCCGCGTTGGTACGATATTCCTACTGGAGTTTTAAAAGAAGGTAAAAACATCATTGCTGTAAGAATCACTAACGGAAGCGGAAGAGGAGAATTTATAAAAGACAAAGACTACTTTTTACAAATCGGTTCAGAAAAAATAGATTTAAAAAGTGAATGGAAATATAAAATCGGAGCAATCATGAACAGACCGGCTCCAGGACAAACTTTCATCAGGTGGAAACCAACGGGATTATATAATGCTATGTTGAATCCTTTAATTCAATATCCAATAAAAGCAGTTTTATGGTATCAGGGTGAAAGCAATACGGCAAAACCTCAGGAATATCAGGATTTATTATCTACCATGATTTTGGATTGGAGAAATAAATGGAATCAGAAAGACTTACCTTTTTTAATTGTTCAATTGGCCAATTTTATGGAAACAAAACCTGAACCTACAGAAAGTAATTGGGCAGAATTAAGAGAACAGCAAAGAAAGGTTTCCAAAACCATCCCAAACACCGGACTTGCCGTAACCATTGACATCGGAGAATGGAATGACATTCATCCTTTAAACAAAAAAGATGTAGCAAAAAGACTCTCATTACAGGCTCAGAAAACACTTTTTGATAAAAATGTCATCGCGGACGGACCTGTTTATCAATCCATGAAAATTAAAGGTAATAAAATCATTCTTTCATTTAAAAAAGGAACAGATGACTTTTCTTCTGTTTCAGAATTAAAAGGTTTTTCAATCAAAGGAAAAGAAAGAATTTTCAAATGGGCAAAAGCAAAAATAGAAGGCAATAAAATCATCGTTTGGAATGATGAGATTAATGATCCGATTGCCGTGCGATACGCTTGGGCAGACAATCCCGATAAAGCGAATCTTAAAAATAAAAGTGGATTGCCAGCCTCACCATTTACAACAGAATAA